From one Sardina pilchardus chromosome 6, fSarPil1.1, whole genome shotgun sequence genomic stretch:
- the LOC134082394 gene encoding histone-lysine N-methyltransferase ASH1L-like isoform X2: MKGWSLTCPPLPLVDTAQELPKEEDQREREMAGETEGEDATPEAATGGSRAEGGQEFSVKEADYSEGCVKLKIGLGTKRTKKPPKILENYVCRPHIRTSLRPGRGSGSGSQGGGRGGARNEVTGANQSQSPMRRKDGVISDPSSSLASTALSCSPSPTNVADTSTTTAEAPVSLPAKRAPPKLAHKAGMKDHFSEGPPKLNENGNKLSGAGKTGESPPSSSLSPTPAASPPSPTKQHSAVQEGAKVTNGGAKVTNGGALRDDKGTGSCQGNPSAGAEKLNKRNATSNINRLKHQKARACKLHHLTDSHVSSVGNSADRSSPLLPCSIPALSDASVAPASLTDVDNDQGKLLPSSQGKTGAAERDKAEDTSKSISLSVSNTGTSSPMTAAHSNKSSGGKPHSLALSPVATIHSDQSNGQVPAGERDTASSLTSPTSGCIASLCEGSLGSAPWKDNTGADNPKDLSVNKPTVASEQMKVDGAGSRGAASAQGRRGALQQDRVPPAAPAKCPSPEQDSRPLKKRKGRCPRWTRAAPHQAQTPDRSASVVSDSSSPQQVAKAAPPRRPVGRPPKCSRFPAAQPRKRGRPRLDPSRSSVPAPPAGPHKHSASPASTAEEERGTTATSSEKKVTPPPISLKRTRGRPKLLSPTPSSEPPPPLKYPSNGDTLRDSQEACEGNGQSCSKGSGQLMMKSIIGKINKMRTKRRKWVLNQLLSGQGEGERAESASSKKPGGMCGSDPSPAASMPSLAASFGGKLGPQINVSKKGTIYIGKRRGRKPKVPNGDSKFGFSQDYSLPLSSFSSGSQSAEAGGLFSNPSSKSQSAIALNQSKALFSHTPSSTGASLFQNTSSFLAHSQKKSSSYREQPQLRRDRKTSLSSSPLSASSLNEFKDATLSPLSEALPSDSSVGTDSSMWDWVERAVAGGRDVGGVALGRGAASLASDARCPRWTFGVTPHRGRENSVTIATGPARYPWTQPPRSPPAPAEDQREKHKHKSKGRVHSCSGYKLKGQKHRCKRKYLQLKAGRQDPDFLVEVDKLIVRLSNVHLVHQRSVPSAALDGEGSGAGGGSGGGSMGAGRHSHPHHCIPQNLLPTIFQINFSGYYSPHLACPYDSLHYVRKPELKKKHSAHPAHPAHPAHPAQFREVSPSDVSLLQGLGFPLSQTGYYRTPHRVPYASPVGLGYYKRYPSSEGLYTQSEHSPAFPSHPSYTHPHHAYPVFVHPSKLHKKKHKLMRQDCGGEGVRSPVLYPGFSSSESSYFWPTECKRKHRHRHAERGPEDRGGECDAAGGSDKTETRSSDFKEAMGSQWRHRYGSSLNRGFVPPPPAPDSSSSFSSPSVSESRVFKEASLSWTGSSKTFPTASGGRGGFLHKPWLKGGLLPNPSEEQAEGKAGDSSLDSESEEEDPEVSLSLSSSSAKTGSASGLPRPHHVNLFTNAFSQGAAGRLGSWAVSSGSTEGISGASRTHRRDRPTPPKTTETGREASPDSDLAEVLENGVHLQHGVHQRRASLAHRHAHGHSSFPGQSAPPASSASTALRGAKLSSYRPVGQHAGLPGPLSEPSHSPSSYGSRVRAGPECGARSSRTSLSHLNKILRAKRMQRQAVTGNNVVKKRGPGRPRKYPLPCQLPPPHATTQDSHPKHAAGGGGRGGGGGGGGGGGVLEEGGQGPVKRGKKRRCYEQGGAEDREEEEHHELDRRMRGGGGGGGGGGGGRKAEFPPAEHLSSKSVEGGKFKSQTFIGLGPSDQAPPTQSASQWGHGISQPPKKKYERAGLYSDVYKTDDPETQLRQLQWDTLEYVPGEHDYGLLPAPIHVGKYLRLKRIDFQLPYDIQWLWKHNQLHRKPDPPAYRKITSNVSVDVKPISEHTATQCTCTPPENSTAKGCVDGDCLNRRMCVECVPGVCPCGEQCANQALQRRQGVRGLERCRAEGMMGWALRTPQPLTPGQFITEYLGEVVSQQEFRRRMTARRYGLSPQYSLTLTGGTVIDSHRMGSEARFIQHSSEPTCEVQRWSVNGIYRLGVFALKHINSGEELTVNYNTHQAEGQVCVHHRDESESPGADLGQPALPNPQREEREDTHLQRPADTDTDTHTSRKQDSPIGSSRCSPSLRMKTLPSKDREFVLTHSIFLVRNYEVVRLKQEQLWREDESDRRRQRDRTRDKSSWTKDCHRASACAQTGSQKQDAEVNEMESLTHICKEICDIMTRYKDSAGHILAAPLLNLRARKRRLRGGEDEAEPLDLSTVKRQIVSGQYQSLDAFDRDMLRVFLSAEKYYGKKSAVGRDVCRLRRAYHSIRRNAAIQLSDAESAAASNTTTPGTHGRDPDLHSCHHDDRRDGEDEATVQCEQGTASGGVCGQQRGALCFPSVVLHSALDRMEAQKKRLDMLVWKLLQHRPSSDQRLPMPPPSCLQPASTQQPPRSPCAADSKSMRAEASTQQPPRSPCAADSKSMRAEASTQQPPSSPCAADSKSMRAEAKRTEG; the protein is encoded by the exons GCTCCTCCAAAGTTGGCACACAAGGCAGGGATGAAGGACCATTTCTCGGAGGGCCCCCCAAAGCTAAATGAAAATGGGAATAAGTTATCTGGTGCTGGCAAAACAGGAGAGTCCCCTCCCTCGAGTTCCCTctccccaacacctgctgcctcCCCGCCCTCCCCTACCAAGCAGCACTCCGCTGTGCAAGAGGGCGCCAAGGTCACCAACGGGGGCGCCAAGGTCACCAACGGGGGCGCTCTGAGAGACGATAAAGGCACCGGCTCCTGCCAGGGCAACCCATCAGCCGGTGCCGAGAAGCTCAACAAACGCAATGCCACCTCCAACATCAACCGCTTAAAACACCAGAAAGCCAGGGCCTGCAAACTGCACCATCTCACAGATTCCCACGTCTCCTCTGTGGGAAACAGCGCCGATAGGTCTTCCCCGCTCCTCCCATGCTCTATCCCCGCTCTCTCAGACGCAAGCGTTGCTCCTGCTTCCCTCACAGACGTGGATAATGACCAGGGTAAGCTCTTGCCTTCTTCCCAGGGGAAGactggagctgcagagagagacaaggctgAAGACACTAGCAAAAGCATCTCTCTGTCAGTGAGTAACACAGGCACTTCATCACCCATGACGGCAGCACACAGCAATAAGAGCTCTGGTGGTAAACCACATTCCCTTGCGCTGTCCCCCGTGGCCACCATACATTCAGACCAAAGCAATGGACAAGTGCCTGCGGGGGAGAGGGATACTGCCTCCTCCCTGACCAGCCCAACCAGTGGATGTATCGCCAGTCTGTGCGAAGGAAGCCTTGGATCTGCGCCGTGGAAGGATAACACAGGCGCAGATAATCCAAAAGACTTGAGTGTAAATAAGCCAACAGTTGCCTCTGAACAAATGAAAGTAGACGGTGCTGGCAGCAGGGGAGCCGCGAGTGCCCAGGGCAGGAGGGGTGCCCTGCAGCAGGACCGTGTTCCGCCCGCCGCCCCCGCTAAATGCCCGTCGCCCGAGCAGGACAGCCGGCCGCTGAAGAAGCGCAAGGGCCGCTGCCCGCGCTGGACACGGGCGGCGCCGCATCAGGCCCAGACGCCGGACAGGAGCGCCAGCGTCGTATCCGACAGCTCGTCCCCCCAGCAGGTGGCCAAAGCGGCGCCGCCCCGTCGGCCGGTTGGCAGACCACCCAAGTGCAGTCGGTTTCCTGCCGCCCAGCCGAGGAAGAGGGGGCGGCCGAGGCTGGACCCGAGCAGATCGAGCGTGCCTGCGCCACCTGCAGGCCCTCACAAACACAGCGCTTCCCCGGCCAgcactgcagaggaggagaggggcacGACGGCAACGTCCTCCGAGAAGAAAGTGACCCCCCCTCCGATCAGCCTGAAGAGGACACGGGGTCGTCCAAAGCTTTTATCTCCGACCCCCAGCTCGGAGCCCCCGCCGCCTCTCAAGTATCCATCAAACGGAGACACACTCAGAGATTCCCAAGAGGCCTGCGAAGGAAATGGACAGTCCTGTTCAAAGGGCAGTGGGCAGCTAATGATGAAGTCTATTATTGGTAAGATCAACAAAATGAGGACAAAGAGACGGAAATGGGTCTTAAATCAGCTGTTATCAGGACAGGGGGAAGGCGAGAGAGCGGAGTCGGCCAGCAGTAAGAAGCCGGGAGGGATGTGTGGCTCAGACCCATCCCCTGCAGCCTCCATGCCCTCTCTGGCAGCCTCCTTTGGTGGAAAACTGGGTCCACAAATCAACGTCAGCAAGAAAGGGACAATCTACATAGGCAAGCGAAGAGGACGCAAGCCAAAAGTGCCAAACGGAGATTCCAAATTCGGCTTCTCTCAAGATTACTCCCTGCCGCTGAGCAGCTTCAGCTCCGGCTCGCAATCGGCCGAAGCAGGCGGTCTCTTCAGCAACCCCTCCTCCAAAAGCCAAAGTGCCATTGCCCTGAACCAATCAAAAGCACTGTTTTCCCACACGCCATCTTCCACAGGTGCTTCCCTTTTCCAGAACACTTCCTCTTTCTTGGCCCACTCTCAGAAGAAGTCGTCCTCTTACAGGGAGCAGCCGCAGCTACGGCGCGACCGCAAGACGTCCCTGTCCTCTTCCCCGCTGTCCGCATCGTCGCTGAATGAGTTCAAAGACGCCACTCTCTCCCCGCTGAGCGAGGCGTTGCCGAGCGACAGCAGCGTGGGGACGGACAGCAGCATGTGGGACTGGGTGGAGAGGGCGGTGGCGGGCGGCAGGGACGTTGGAGGCGTGGCCTTGGGAAGAGGTGCGGCGAGTCTCGCCTCAGACGCCCGGTGTCCCAGGTGGACGTTTGGGGTCACTCCTCACAGGGGTCGTGAGAACTCTGTCACCATAGCCACGGGACCGGCCCGCTACCCCTGGACGCAGCCGCCGAGGTCCCCTCCCGCCCCCGCAGAGGACCAGCGGgagaagcacaagcacaagagcAAGGGCCGCGTGCACAGCTGCTCCGGCTACAAGCTCAAGGGCCAGAAGCACCGGTGCAAGAGGAAGTACCTGCAGCTGAAGGCCGGCCGGCAGGACCCAGACTTCCTGGTGGAGGTGGACAAGCTCATCGTGCGGCTCAGCAACGTCCACCTGGTGCATCAGCGGAGCGTGCCCAGCGCCGCGCTGGACGGGGAGGGGAGCGGCGctggggggggcagtggggggggCAGCATGGGAGCCGGGCgccactcccacccccaccactgTATTCCCCAGAACCTGCTGCCCACCATCTTCCAGATCAACTTCAGCGGGTACTACTCGCCCCACCTGGCCTGCCCGTACGACTCGCTGCACTACGTCAGGAAGCCGGAGCTGAAGAAGAAGCACTCCGCGCACCCCGCGCACCCCGCGCACCCCGCGCACCCCGCCCAGTTCCGAGAGGTGTCTCCGTCGGATGTCTCGCTTTTGCAGGGTCTTGGGTTCCCCCTCTCCCAGACTGGGTACTACCGCACCCCGCACCGCGTCCCGTATGCCTCCCCCGTGGGGCTCGGCTACTACAAGCGCTACCCCTCCAGTGAAGGCCTTTACACACAGTCAGAGCATTCGCCCGCTTTCCCCTCTCACCCCTcgtacacacaccctcaccacgCCTACCCTGTCTTTGTGCATCCGTCCAAGCTGCACAAGAAGAAGCATAAGCTGATGCGGCAGGACTGCGGTGGGGAGGGTGTGCGGTCGCCTGTGTTGTATCCAGGGTTCTCCTCCTCGGAGTCCAGCTACTTCTGGCCCACAGAGTGCAAGCGtaagcacagacacaggcacgcgGAGCGCGGGCCGGAGGACCGAGGGGGAGAGTGCGACGCTGCCGGTGGCTCGGACAAGACGGAGACGAGAAGTTCGGATTTTAAAGAGGCGATGGGGTCCCAGTGGCGGCACAGGTACGGCTCCTCGCTCAACCGCGGCTTCGTGCCTCCGCCCCCCGCCCccgactcctcctcctccttctcctctccctccgtcAGCGAGAGCCGCGTGTTCAAGGAGGCCAGTCTGAGCTGGACGGGATCCTCCAAGACATTCCCGACTGCCAGTGGAGGCAGGGGAGGCTTCCTCCACAAGCCCTGGCTGAAAGGCGGGCTACTCCCGAACCCCAGCGAGGAGCAGGCGGAGGGGAAAGCGGGAGACTCCTCTCTCGACTCGGAGAGCGAGGAAGAAGACCCCGAGGtgtcgttgtcgttgtcgtcgtcgtcAGCGAAGACCGGCTCGGCGTCGGGCCTCCCCCGACCTCACCACGTTAACCTGTTCACCAACGCCTTCAGCCAGGGGGCGGCCGGCAGGTTGGGCAGCTGGGCGGTGAGCAGCGGCAGCACAGAGGGGATCTCGGGAGCGAGCCGGACACACAGGAGAGATCGGCCCACGCCACCTAAAACCACGGAGACAG GGAGAGAAGCAAGCCCAGATTCGGACTTGGCTGAAGTTTTAGAGAATGGGGTTCACCTGCAGCATGGTGTGCATCAGCGGAGAGCCTCTCTGGCGCACAGGCATGCCCATGGACACTCCTCCTTCCCTGGGCAGAGCGCGCCTCCTGCCTCCTCTGCCTCTACGGCTCTCAGAGGGGCAAAGCTGTCCAGCTACAGGCCGGTGGGGCAACACGCTGGCCTCCCAGGACCCCTGTCTGAACCGAGCCACTCTCCGTCCTCCTACGGGTCAAGGGTCCGGGCTGGTCCAGAGTGCGGCGCCAGGTCCAGCAGGACCAGCCTGAGCCACCTCAACAAGATCCTGCGGGCCAAGAGGATGCAGAGGCAGGCTGTGACCGGCAACAACGTGGTGAAGAAGAGAGGTCCTGGGCGGCCCAGGAAGTACCCTCTGCCCTGCCAACTGCCCCCTCCCCACGCCACCACACAGGACTCGCACCCTAAACACgccgcaggaggaggaggaagaggaggaggaggaggaggaggaggaggaggaggtgttttGGAGGAGGGGGGTCAGGGTCCGGTCAAGCGAGGGAAGAAAAGGAGGTGCTACGAgcaaggaggagcagaggacagagaggaggaggagcatcATGAGCTGGACAGACGAatgcgaggaggaggaggaggaggaggaggaggaggaggagggaggaaggctgAGTTCCCTCCGGCGGAGCACCTCTCCAGCAAGAG TGTAGAGGGTGGCAAGTTCAAAAGTCAAACTTTCATTGGTTTGGGCCCATCTGATCAAGCCCCACCCACACAGTCTGCCAGCCAATGGGGTCATGGAATTTCCCAGCCGCCAAAGAAGAAGTATGAGAGGGCGGGGCTGTACTCTGATGTGTACAAGACTGATGA TCCGGAGACCCAGCTACGGCAGCTGCAGTGGGACACTCTGGAGTACGTCCCCGGCGAGCACGACTACGGCCTGCTGCCCGCCCCCATACACGTGG gaaAGTACCTGAGGCTCAAGCGCATAGACTTCCAGCTCCCCTACGACATCCAGTGGCTCTGGAAACACAATCAG CTTCACAGGAAACCTGATCCCCCAGCATACAGGAAAATCACCTCAA ACGTGAGTGTGGACGTCAAGCCCATCTCCGAACACACGGCCACCCAGTGCACCTGTACGCCTCCAGAAAACAGCACTGCCAAAGGGTGTGTGGATGGTGACTGCCTCAACAg gcgtatgtgtgtggagtgtgtgccaGGCGTGTGCCCGTGTGGCGAGCAGTGTGCCAACCAGGCGCTCCAGAGGCGGCAGGGCGTGCGTGGGCTGGAGCGCTGCCGTGCGGAGGGCATGATGGGGTGGGCACTCCGAACCCCCCAGCCCCTCACACCTGGCCAGTTCATCACCGAGTACCTGGGGGAGGTGGTCAGCCAGCAGGAGTTCag GAGGCGGATGACTGCCCGTCGCTATGGCCTGAGTCCCCAGTACAGTCTAACTCTGACCGGTGGCACGGTCATCGACAGCCATCGGATGGGCAGCGAGGCTCGTTTCATCCAGCACAGCTCTGAGCCCACCTGTGAGGTGCAGAGGTG GTCGGTGAATGGCATCTATCGTCTGGGTGTGTTTGCCCTGAAACACATCAACAGTGGCGAGGAACTCACGGTcaactacaacacacaccaggcagAGGGCCAG gtgtgtgtgcaccaccgtgatgagagtgagagtcccGGAGCTGATCTGGGACAGCCCGCGCTGCCCAACccccagagagaagagagagaggacacacacctacagagaccagcggacacggacacggacacacacacaagcagaaagCAG gacTCACCAATAGGCAGCTCCAGGTGTTCTCCCAGTCTGAGAATGAAGACTTTACCCAGCAAGGACAG ggAGTTTGTGCTGACGCACAGCATCTTCCTGGTGCGGAACTACGAGGTGGTGCGTCTGAAGCAGGAGCAGCTGTGGCGAGAGGACGAGAGTGACCGCAGGAGACAGAGGGACCGGACACGCGACAAGAGCAGCTGGACCAAGGACTGCCACCGCGCCAGCGCCTGTGCCCAAACAg gctcCCAGAAGCAAGATGCTGAGGTCAACGAGATGGAAAgcctcacacacatttgtaagGAGATCTGTGACATTATGACCAGATACAAAG aCTCAGCCGGCCATATCCTTGCTGCCCCTCTACTCAATCTGCGTGCAAGGAAAag GAGGCTGCGTGGCGGCGAGGACGAGGCCGAGCCCCTGGACCTGAGCACGGTGAAGAGGCAGATCGTGTCGGGTCAATACCAGAGCCTGGACGCGTTTGACAGGGACATGCTCAGAGTGTTCCTCAGCGCCGAG AAATACTATGGTAAGAAGTCTGCGGTGGGCCGTGATGTGTGCCGCTTGCGTCGGGCGTACCACAGCATTCGCCGCAACGCCGCCATCCAGCTCAGTGATGCGGAGAGCGCTGCCGCCAGCAACACCACGACCCCCGGCACCCACGGCCGCGACCCCGACCTGCACAGCTGTCACCATGACGACCGGCGGGACGGTGAAGACGAGGCGACGGTTCAGTGTGAGCAGGGCACG gcctctggtggtgtgtgtggacagcagAGGGGCGCGCTGTGCTTCCCCTCCGTGGTGCTGCACTCTGCACTGGACCGCATGGAGGCGCAGAAGAAGCGGCTGGACATGCTGGTGTGGAAGCTCCTGCAGCACCGGCCCAGCTCAGACC AGAGGCTCCCCATGCCTCCTCCAAGCTGCCTCCAACCAGCCTCCACCCAGCAGCCTCCCCGCTCCCCCTGTGCAGCGGACAGCAAGAGCATGAGGGCGGAGGCCTCCACCCAGCAGCCTCCCCGCTCCCCCTGTGCAGCGGACAGCAAGAGCATGAGGGCGGAGGCCTCCACCCAGCAGCCTCCCAGCTCCCCCTGTGCAGCGGACAGCAAGAGCATGAGGGCGGAGGCCAAGCGGACGgagggctga